A region of Rattus rattus isolate New Zealand chromosome 7, Rrattus_CSIRO_v1, whole genome shotgun sequence DNA encodes the following proteins:
- the Riox1 gene encoding ribosomal oxygenase 1 gives MDELPNGNGAAPLKRGRGRRRRQPQPRGASLLALPLRPRKVRRHRKSAASRVAALRARALLSEDSDSKVESVRGKRERPAELPEASRSAEPRPVPVRPRPASATLPRRVEGRAVLSRNLGKPAPLPGSHVDDPERPWDSPLQQVLAELNGIPSSRRRAARLFEWLLAPLPPDHFYRRLWEREAVLVRRQDHSYYEGLFSTSDLDSMLRYEDVHFGQHLDAARYIDGRRETLNPPGRALPAAAWSLYQAGCSLRLLCPQAFSPTVWQFLAVLQEQFGSMAGSNVYLTPPNSQGFAPHYDDIEAFVLQLEGRKLWRVYRPRDPSEELALTSSPNFSQEDLGEPVLQTVLEPGDLLYFPRGFIHQAECQDGVHSLHLTLSTYQRNTWGDFLEAVLPLAMQAAIEENVEFRRGLPRDFMDYMGAQHSDSKDPRRTAFMEKVRVLVARLGHFAPVDAVADQRAKDFIHDSLPPVLTDRERALSVHGLPIRWEAGEPVNVGAQLTTETQVHMLQDGIARLVGEGGRLFLYYTVENSRVYHLEEPKCLEIYPQQADAMELLLRSYPEFVRVGDLPCDSVEDQLSLATMLYDKGLLLTKTPLVLS, from the coding sequence ATGGATGAACTTCCGAATGGCAACGGCGCGGCGCCGCTGAAGCGTGGACGCGGGAGGCGCCGGCGCCAGCCGCAGCCCCGCGGCGCGTCGCTCTTGGCCCTGCCCTTACGGCCACGGAAGGTCCGAAGGCACCGGAAAAGTGCGGCGTCCCGCGTAGCCGCGCTGAGAGCTCGCGCGCTCCTGAGCGAAGACTCGGACTCGAAGGTGGAATCGGTCCGGGGCAAGCGGGAGAGGCCTGCAGAGCTACCGGAGGCCTCGCGGTCGGCCGAACCGCGGCCGGTGCCAGTGCGTCCGAGACCGGCTTCGGCGACTCTGCCGCGCCGCGTGGAGGGGCGGGCCGTGCTCTCCCGAAACCTGGGGAAGCCCGCTCCGTTGCCGGGCTCGCACGTGGATGACCCGGAACGGCCCTGGGATTCGCCGCTGCAGCAGGTGTTGGCGGAGCTGAACGGCATCCCCAGCAGCCGGAGGCGCGCCGCCCGCCTCTTCGAGTGGCTCCTGGCGCCCCTGCCTCCGGACCACTTCTACCGGCGGCTGTGGGAGCGGGAGGCGGTGCTGGTGCGGCGGCAGGACCACAGCTACTACGAAGGTCTGTTCTCTACCTCCGACCTGGACTCGATGCTGCGCTACGAGGACGTGCACTTCGGGCAGCACCTGGATGCTGCGCGCTACATCGATGGGCGGCGGGAGACCTTGAACCCACCGGGCCGGGCACTTCCCGCCGCCGCGTGGTCCTTGTACCAAGCCGGCTGCTCCTTGCGCCTTCTTTGCCCGCAAGCTTTCTCGCCCACGGTGTGGCAGTTTTTGGCTGTGCTTCAGGAACAGTTTGGAAGCATGGCAGGCTCCAACGTTTACCTCACGCCCCCCAACTCGCAGGGCTTCGCTCCCCACTACGACGACATCGAGGCTTTCGTGTTACAGCTGGAAGGTCGGAAACTCTGGCGCGTTTACCGACCGCGGGATCCCAGTGAAGAGTTGGCACTGACATCAAGTCCCAACTTCAGCCAGGAGGACCTTGGTGAGCCGGTACTCCAAACGGTACTGGAACCCGGAGACCTGCTCTATTTTCCTCGGGGCTTCATTCATCAAGCTGAATGTCAGGATGGAGTCCATTCTCTGCACCTCACCTTGTCTACCTACCAGCGCAACACATGGGGCGACTTCCTGGAGGCTGTTCTGCCTCTGGCAATGCAGGCAGCAATAGAGGAAAATGTGGAATTTCGCAGGGGTCTGCCTCGAGACTTCATGGATTACATGGGGGCCCAGCATTCAGACTCTAAGGATCCCAGAAGGACAGCTTTCATGGAAAAAGTGCGGGTCTTGGTTGCTCGCCTGGGACACTTTGCTCCTGTCGATGCTGTGGCTGACCAGAGAGCAAAAGACTTCATTCACGATTCCCTGCCCCCTGTGTTGACGGATAGGGAAAGGGCTCTAAGTGTGCACGGGCTCCCGATTCGCTGGGAGGCTGGAGAACCTGTAAATGTGGGGGCCCAGCTGACAACGGAAACTCAAGTCCATATGCTTCAGGATGGCATAGCTCGGCTGGTGGGTGAGGGGGGCCGCTTGTTCCTGTATTACACAGTGGAAAACTCTCGAGTGTATCATCTGGAGGAACCCAAGTGCTTAGAAATCTACCCCCAGCAAGCCGATGCCATGGAACTCTTGCTGCGCTCCTACCCAGAGTTTGTGAGAGTAGGGGATTTGCCCTGTGACAGTGTGGAAGACCAGCTTTCCTTGGCGACCATGTTATATGATAAGGGGCTGCTGCTCACCAAAACACCCCTAGTTCTGAGTTAG